From a single Lactococcus allomyrinae genomic region:
- a CDS encoding FAD:protein FMN transferase has product MIPNFSEYNISKRHFALGTNIDLTIFGTTDKNILDESCQLIDDFEDKLTVNRAESEVMDINHAAGIRPTQVSVSTYDLVKIAVLKSQEHFGFNVAIGPLVKLWHIGFSDARVPTDSEIQARKALISADDIIFNDKALTVFLPQKGMELDLGGIGKGYIADRVQDYWRSRGIASGIINLGGNLITMGTAPQHTDGLWRVGVRNPLIADNTPIAVISVPACSAVTSGIAERHLEIDGKSYHHIIDPETGYPHDNQLASITVFSKYSIDGEIETTRLFFSNGTLPDWETQNDILYGALFAYRDKTLEIVGLSKNDVQIIDSSYQWKS; this is encoded by the coding sequence ATGATTCCGAATTTTTCAGAATACAACATTTCTAAGCGGCATTTCGCTTTAGGAACAAATATTGATTTGACGATTTTTGGTACAACTGATAAAAATATTCTTGATGAGAGCTGTCAGTTGATTGACGATTTCGAGGACAAATTGACCGTCAACCGTGCGGAGTCTGAGGTGATGGATATCAATCATGCGGCTGGAATTCGACCTACTCAAGTTTCTGTCAGTACTTATGATTTGGTCAAAATTGCCGTTTTGAAAAGTCAAGAACATTTCGGCTTCAATGTGGCAATCGGTCCTTTGGTCAAATTGTGGCACATTGGATTTTCTGACGCACGAGTCCCTACTGACAGCGAAATTCAGGCACGCAAAGCTCTTATTAGTGCTGACGATATTATTTTCAATGACAAAGCACTGACCGTTTTTCTTCCGCAAAAAGGCATGGAGCTTGATTTAGGTGGGATTGGCAAGGGCTATATCGCCGACCGTGTGCAAGATTATTGGCGAAGTCGTGGCATTGCTTCGGGAATTATCAATCTTGGTGGAAATCTTATCACAATGGGAACTGCTCCTCAGCACACTGACGGACTCTGGCGAGTCGGCGTACGCAATCCTCTAATTGCTGACAACACTCCGATTGCCGTGATCAGCGTTCCTGCTTGCTCTGCCGTAACTTCTGGCATTGCTGAACGGCATCTTGAAATTGACGGCAAAAGTTATCATCATATCATAGATCCTGAGACGGGCTATCCCCACGACAATCAACTTGCAAGCATTACCGTTTTCTCAAAATATTCAATAGACGGTGAGATTGAAACCACACGTTTATTCTTTTCTAATGGTACACTGCCAGATTGGGAAACACAAAATGATATTCTCTACGGCGCTTTATTTGCCTATCGTGACAAGACTTTAGAAATTGTTGGATTGTCAAAAAATGATGTTCAAATCATTGATTCAAGCTATCAGTGGAAATCATGA
- a CDS encoding glycosyltransferase, whose protein sequence is MNYFVNENIFTLNSGTEFSAAKRLQLFNNHGLPARLLTKNYNSQLAQDAARLNIEMADVLNMYNYFQETLDVPSQDIDVRYIEAIDKSYYHIESLNPNESVIKYHGKIIGKVLIAPATVGLVGAIEYYTDHLELMSKDIWDRRGFKSCTQYFLPDGNLGTEVFYDLQGQPKLEISHMNINNELHPTLYKLIDYKGKAYMFSTEEELFLFFLNEVAAQENAVFINDRISLAPTLIQVQGAVGKWQYLHEAHSPNQIPGTPVQVQDYLRPLFTSFIPFLDGIIVPTQQQKIEINKVFRFKRVLALPDTFSEHIDRVSHQLSERKCNEIIVLGRLAEERGVMDLVEILTQIKLQKPEAELVFYGYPSPANMENLLKEAFKQAGMSQFDVHFKGYKSSDELAELLKQAALVINPAHAESFGIATLQAMSYGVPIVAYKVKYGTRELIEHKKNGWIVPLGEVEQFADAVVTLLSDAKQWTAYSQAAYEKAQTFNEEQAWQKWEETQITAENLFVKEVNP, encoded by the coding sequence ATGAATTATTTCGTGAATGAAAATATTTTCACACTTAATTCTGGAACTGAGTTCTCAGCTGCAAAACGACTTCAACTCTTTAATAATCACGGTCTACCTGCAAGATTACTCACTAAAAATTACAATTCGCAACTTGCCCAAGACGCTGCACGACTCAATATTGAAATGGCTGATGTCCTCAATATGTATAATTATTTTCAAGAAACGCTAGATGTGCCAAGTCAAGACATTGATGTGCGCTACATTGAAGCAATTGACAAAAGCTATTATCATATCGAAAGCCTAAATCCTAATGAATCCGTCATCAAATATCACGGAAAAATTATTGGAAAAGTCCTGATAGCCCCTGCAACCGTTGGCTTAGTAGGTGCAATAGAATACTATACAGACCATCTCGAACTCATGTCAAAAGACATCTGGGATAGACGTGGTTTCAAATCTTGCACCCAATATTTCCTTCCTGATGGCAACCTAGGAACAGAAGTTTTCTATGATTTACAAGGGCAGCCTAAACTCGAAATCAGCCACATGAACATCAACAATGAGCTGCATCCCACACTTTACAAGCTTATAGACTATAAGGGAAAAGCCTATATGTTCAGCACCGAAGAAGAACTTTTTCTCTTTTTCTTAAATGAAGTTGCTGCTCAAGAAAATGCTGTGTTCATCAATGACCGCATTTCTCTCGCCCCAACCCTCATTCAAGTTCAGGGCGCAGTTGGTAAATGGCAATATCTCCACGAAGCCCATTCGCCCAACCAAATTCCTGGTACACCTGTGCAAGTCCAAGATTATCTCCGTCCACTTTTCACAAGTTTTATCCCTTTTCTTGATGGCATCATCGTCCCCACCCAACAACAAAAAATAGAAATCAATAAAGTTTTCCGTTTCAAGCGTGTGCTTGCCTTACCAGACACTTTTTCCGAACACATCGACAGAGTTTCACACCAGCTCTCCGAACGGAAATGCAATGAAATAATCGTCCTTGGTCGGCTCGCAGAAGAACGAGGTGTCATGGATTTAGTCGAAATTTTGACACAAATCAAGCTTCAAAAACCTGAAGCCGAACTCGTTTTTTATGGTTATCCCTCGCCCGCAAACATGGAGAATCTACTCAAAGAAGCGTTCAAGCAAGCAGGTATGTCTCAGTTTGATGTCCATTTCAAAGGATACAAATCCAGCGATGAGCTAGCTGAACTTCTAAAACAAGCAGCGTTAGTCATCAACCCAGCTCATGCTGAAAGCTTTGGTATCGCCACACTACAAGCCATGAGTTACGGAGTTCCAATCGTTGCCTATAAGGTAAAATATGGCACGCGTGAACTCATTGAACACAAGAAAAACGGCTGGATTGTTCCACTCGGCGAAGTTGAACAATTTGCCGACGCTGTCGTCACTCTCCTATCAGACGCTAAACAATGGACAGCTTACTCCCAAGCAGCTTATGAGAAAGCCCAAACATTTAACGAAGAACAAGCGTGGCAAAAATGGGAAGAAACACAAATTACAGCTGAAAATCTCTTTGTCAAGGAGGTCAACCCATGA
- the asp1 gene encoding accessory Sec system glycosyltransferase Asp1, producing the protein MKFFINSSFNEQNSGIEHAQLKRAKLFRDHKETFKLVFRDWNPRLHYYLNSVGISDSETLNMFDYFQKAESVTDRILQAKDLDFGLQNLTYIKDDNLPLYLVFQGESLLARVRYFLEDSNERVSMTELFDGFGNLYRVNHYDFRGFLSLSQWYTPDNKVGTEIWYDYSGKPVLEAFNRYNGQGEFLQAGWRLTAATSPAIYSFSTLDELTQHFFNLINTDYWSEIEPNIFVLDRTHLGDWSLLSLEQPAYTALHLHNSHAGDAQNPMHSVLNNFYEYSLSNANQYDAIISATEKQSHDVAERFAPTCKLFTIPVGMVDKEILNSPHVPISERSMNILMTCRIAPEKRIDHVIRAIGLAQATVPNLTLDVYGYVDHRDDDEALKAINAAISEFNLQNKVKLHDYVDNVTALQKDAQVYALTSVMEGFNLSLLEALSNGMVGVTYDVNYGPNELIIDGENGFIIPFDDIQGLANKFITLFNDPALLQTMSEHSYKLSERYSEENVWKAWQDLIEDAKHKDLSFTHKVTKGLGNQLLS; encoded by the coding sequence ATGAAGTTCTTTATCAACTCAAGTTTCAATGAACAAAATTCAGGCATTGAACACGCCCAACTCAAGCGTGCCAAGCTTTTTAGAGACCATAAAGAAACCTTTAAACTTGTTTTTCGTGATTGGAATCCACGACTCCACTACTACCTCAATAGTGTTGGTATCAGTGACAGCGAAACGCTCAATATGTTTGACTATTTCCAAAAGGCAGAGTCCGTTACCGATCGAATATTACAAGCCAAAGATTTAGACTTTGGACTTCAAAACTTAACCTACATCAAAGATGATAATCTACCACTTTACTTGGTTTTTCAAGGTGAAAGTCTTCTTGCACGTGTGCGCTATTTTCTCGAAGATAGCAATGAAAGAGTAAGCATGACTGAGCTTTTTGATGGTTTTGGAAACCTTTACCGTGTCAATCATTATGATTTCCGAGGTTTCTTAAGCCTCAGTCAATGGTATACTCCTGATAATAAAGTCGGAACTGAAATCTGGTATGATTACTCTGGAAAGCCTGTTCTAGAGGCATTCAATCGCTATAATGGTCAGGGTGAATTTTTGCAAGCTGGCTGGCGTTTAACCGCTGCCACCTCTCCTGCAATCTACAGTTTTTCAACTCTTGATGAACTCACGCAACATTTTTTCAATTTAATCAATACCGATTATTGGTCCGAGATTGAGCCAAATATTTTTGTACTTGACCGCACTCATTTGGGAGACTGGAGTCTGTTATCCTTAGAGCAACCTGCTTATACCGCTTTACACTTACACAATTCTCATGCTGGTGATGCTCAAAATCCCATGCACTCCGTCCTCAATAATTTTTATGAATACAGTCTAAGCAATGCTAACCAATATGATGCCATCATTTCAGCTACCGAAAAGCAAAGTCACGATGTCGCAGAACGCTTTGCACCAACCTGCAAACTCTTCACAATTCCTGTCGGTATGGTGGATAAAGAAATTCTAAATAGCCCACACGTCCCTATCTCTGAGCGTTCTATGAATATTTTAATGACCTGCCGCATTGCACCTGAAAAGCGCATTGACCATGTGATTCGTGCGATCGGACTAGCTCAAGCTACAGTTCCCAATCTTACCCTTGATGTCTATGGCTATGTTGACCACCGAGATGATGACGAAGCACTGAAAGCCATCAATGCCGCCATTTCTGAGTTCAATCTACAAAATAAAGTCAAACTCCACGACTATGTTGACAACGTAACTGCTTTGCAAAAGGATGCGCAGGTCTACGCTCTAACCTCTGTCATGGAAGGTTTTAACCTTTCACTTTTGGAAGCCTTGAGTAACGGAATGGTCGGCGTTACTTATGATGTAAACTATGGTCCAAATGAACTTATTATTGATGGAGAAAACGGCTTTATTATCCCATTTGATGACATTCAAGGATTAGCAAATAAATTCATCACATTGTTCAATGACCCAGCCCTTTTACAAACCATGAGTGAGCATTCCTACAAACTTTCTGAGCGTTACTCCGAAGAAAATGTTTGGAAAGCTT